In the genome of Strix uralensis isolate ZFMK-TIS-50842 chromosome 19, bStrUra1, whole genome shotgun sequence, the window GAGGTAGGCGCGCCAGGGCAGCGCCGGCTgcggctccgcgccgccccgcaGGAAGTGCCGCCGCCAGCACACCGCCAGCAGCTCCTCCCCGCTCGCCGCCTCCTGGCCGCCGGCCGCCGCGTAGGGCCGCGCCGGGGATCCGACCTCCACCCGCTCCGCGACCCGCGCGGCGGATGGCCGCCGCCTCAGCACGGGCCGCCCCCAGGGAGCGCGGCCGCACCACCGGCTCCCCTGGCGGCAGCCCAGCGCCATGTTCCCGCCTCCCTCCTCGCTCCTGGCGGGCGCTACGCACGCGCCGCGTCCCCGGCGCGCAGGAAGCTGCGCTGGCTCGCGGCCGGTCAGGAGCGGGCGGGGACGCGGCGGCCGCGCGTGCGCGCTGGCACCCCGCGGCCAGGCCGCCCCAAGGCGCTGACCCCCGAGGCGGCCGCTCGCCGGCGGCCCTGCGCGGGCTGGGCAGCCGCCGGCATTCCGTGCCCTTcagcccgcccccggcccccctgcGGCTGGCCTTCCCCTCCGGGACAGCGCGGCCCGGAGCTACGCTGCGGGCTAGAAGTGGCGGCGTGCGGGGAGCGGGTGGGCTACACTTTGGGGTCAGGGGGCCACAAAGCTCTTTAGGGCTCCACAGGAAGATTTCTAGGGGAAAAGCCCCTCCAGCTCTCCGCAGAGCAGCAAGACCTTGCTTTGTAGGGACTGAAGCAAGACAGAGGCGGAGTTGAAGCGAACGTGTCAGTGCAGGACCTTCTGCTcccagggcgggcggcggccccccCGCTGGGGAACGCGGCGGAGGAGCCCCGCGGCAGAGCAGTGGAAATTTCCATACATGCTTCAGCACGATTTTGTACCAGTGCCAGAAGGTGGAGCTTAAGAAAGGAGGAACCATTCCGAGCTGGCTGCCCTAAGAACTCATGTGTGTTAAGGCCCGCTGAGATGGAATCAGCTCGGCTGTGGTTCTTTGCTGCACAACCCCGTCCCACTAGCAAGGGTGAACTGAGAACTGAGACAAGGCTGGAGGAGCCGCTACTCTTAGGTACAATTTTATTTATAAGGCAGATACCAGAGTACCTCAGAATATTGACATTTTTTCACCACTTGATGTGCAAATGCTAAGAGGAGTGCCCACCTTACACCGAGCAAAACCCTTCTCCCTCAGGGAACACTTTCCCCCAGGTGGTGGACATTTGGAAACACTGCAAGGCAAAAAAGACTCTTTGTCAGAGCTGTGCCTTTCTGGTTAAGTAAAAACtaagtaaaatttcagaaagagcACTCCCCTAACCCACGTCACATGTCTAGAAGCAAGACAGAACTTGAGCCTAAGTTCAaaattacttcagcttctaaAAGGTAGCTGATTTGGCCACATAATTACACAAGTCCACCAAGAATCTACAACCTTGAAAAACCTGTACTGAAGAGTCACACGGTGCATCTCTTCCCTTGATTTCCTGATTAGGTTTCCAAAGCCCATTTTCAACCAGTATGACTTGCAAATACTTCTCTGGGTTTCACCTTAGCACCAACCAGATTGTTATCTCCCATCTAAAGGGAGAAAAAGGCTGTTTGTTCTTTGCCTCACTGTTAAAAGCACCACAATTCACAAGCTAAAAGTTTTCTACATCTACCTTTAGCataaagtttttaaaacaaaaaccaagctttccatttcctttgcGTTGTTTCAGGCAACGGACCTGGAAACTTAGCAATTAACATGTCATATTTCAAAGATAAATAACCATCTAGTTCCTTGGCCTCAACACTGACAGCACTGGGCTGGGGGAATGTTgcaaagccaattaaaaaaaaaaagacttgtttccACATTGCCAACCACAGCTTTAGACTCAACTGTGAGGACTCCAGCTGAAGTTCTCATAGCAACAGTGAATGATCACAAAAGTAGTCAACTGATAAAACTCCACGGAAAAGGCAGAAAGATATAATTAACAAGCAGATTAGGCTGTGGTTAAGAACATCACAAGCTAAGCCTCAGAGGAAAATGATCACCAAGAGCTAGGCAGAGACTAGCAAAAATATCTAAGGCATAAAGTCTTGACTTGGGTTCAAAACCTAGACAGAATCTTGCCTCAGTTCTTGCAGATTCAACCTTAAATACTTCAAAGCTGTAGTCAAGCATTGTTAAACTTTAAACTAACCATTGTTACTGATAAACAAGTGAGAGGAAGGAACTGAAAGTATTCACTGGAATTTTAATACACCGTACTTGAAAGCATTAAGTACTTTAACCCCAGGATCAAGTATTATTCTTTCTTCACTCAGCATGGGCAGTGCTTTGAGATTAGCAAGTCATTTACACATACTACAAGtcttgaaaaaagaaatccatgaagTGTGTTCATGGATCAAcagcccacctccccccccccactgccatAAAGAAATCACTGCTCAATACCGGTTTAAGTATAATTTGAAGTTTTAATACTAAGATCTTCCCGTTTCTCTGAAGCTCATAGTAAGCCTGCATGCTAACTCACAAGGCCTGACAGCTGTAGATACATTGCACTCGAGCCTAGTCTGCACATATGCTCCTGTGAAGACAACAGTTATGGTGCTGCAAAAGCTTCCTACACTTGTAGCAACACCACTGCAGAGTTCTGGTTTGCAAGACTTCCAGCTACACCATTACTCCTAGTGGATCTTTCCCAAAAACTGGCCCTACACTAGGGAGACACGGAAGAGTACTGTTTCCAACAGGTACTTAGAAGCCAGCTTTAGTTTTCTTCCCCATCAAAGCAGAGCCTGCCATGCTAAGCAATCTAGCCCAATCAAGGCAAGGCTGTTTTTTCATATAAGCTTAAATGTTTAATCAGACACAGTTGAGAAACCTTTCTAGaatttaatataaaaacatttgaCATTCCATCAATGTAAAGTTGTGCACATGTTGAGAAAATTGCCATCTGAAAGAAAATTCGGTCTTCAAATATCTTTATTGGAAGGCCATGCACTGCCTTCTGTTACTGTATTTCAAATCACTGTACATTTACTTTGAAAACACTGTCTGCATTTTCTAGTACAAAAAACTAAAAATTGTTTCAGGAATGTAGAGAAATATTCAACTTAAATAGCGAAAAAGTGCACCATAATTACTGCTGCACTGCAGTCATTTCTGCATTTCCCATTTCTTAAATAACTATCCTGTTTTGATAACACACAATATAAAGAGCAATTATGAAAAACTGAGACATTTAAATACACTAAGTTATTGAGAATAACTTGTCGGCATTGGGTAACCTATCATAGGAGCAGCACCAGTGGCAGGATATGCATACTGCTGTTGGTTCATGCCATTGTGCATATTTGCAATGTTACTCCCGTACTGCTGATCATAGCCGTTCTGGTAAGCCCCCGCAGGGTTACCAGCCCTGAAGCCAGCCTGCATGCCTGCAGCTGCAAAGCCATTTCCAAAAGGAGTTCCATTACTGAAACTTTGGGCACTGTAGGCCCCATTCTGAGTTTTTGCTCCAAAGTCTCTCTTTCCTAGTGCACCATAGTTTCTCTCAAAGTTCTCCCTCTCTCTAAAACTACTAAATCCACCCCTTTTGCCCGCAGAATATCTGTCACGTCGATCACCTCGGGAACGACCTATTAAAAAAGACAAGACATAGTTATATGTATGTCAAAAAGGCTGTATTTTACATAGCACCAAATGAGTTCAGCTagtaagagaaaaatctttccctCTGTTCCAGCAATGCAAACCTACTGTAAAAGCTTTCCAGTTGTAACTGGACTCCAGTGTAGATGAAGACTACTTTGATAAAGCTGTCTAACCTATGAGGAGTCACATGCTCTCCCCTGTAACACAAGTGGTGGCATTGACACAAAAAGTCACTTTCATCTTGCCAAAAGGACACTTACATCCATTTTTCTTAGCCATATGAGAGAAGGCCACAAAAACGAGCcctgaagtgttttatttcagagcagaTAGAAGTGCATCTTTGGCCAGCACGAACCATAGGTGCGCCACAGCACGAGCGGGGAACGTTCAGGGGaaggggtggggtttttgttattgctgttataaTAAATACCTTTTCAGGTCACCATAACTGGTAGCTAAACCACCTTCCACATCCATTTTGGAGAGAGGCTGGAGGTGGAATTTGAGTTTCCATTTTGTTCCGAGAGGAAAGCTATGCACTGTGGTTGAGAACAGTCCTTACCTGAACCTCTGTCTTCAATCAACTGAAGCAATTTGGGGTTGATGGCTTGATTAGCCTCCCGAAGCACAGAGATGAGGTCATTTACTTGCTTAATATTGTTAGGAGTAAAGAATGTGTATGCTGTGCCTGTTTTGGTACTGCGGGCAGTTCGTCCAATTCGGTGGATATAGTCCTCTGAGGAGTTAGGGTAGTCATAATTGATGACAAATTTCACATCTTCCACATCTGTAAAGTGTTGCAGTGTGGCAAAAAGCAAGGTACAAAGTTTTGCACACCACAACAGCCAAATCGGAGATAAACATTAGACAATAGTACTTTAAAGGGAATAATGGCTGCAAAGAACAGTGTTAGAATCATCCATTTCTGCATGAGTATTGTGGAAGAGAAAGTTATGCACACTCCGTCTGTTCCCGTCTCATCACCCACCCTGTGATCCAAAACCTTACCATAAAGGAGTATGCATTTGCTTGTCATTCCCAACTCAAGAGTCCCCTTTACAAATCATCAAGTGACATCTGAATGCTTCTTGCAGTAGGGCCACTAAAGCTCACAGCAGCCTCTTCATGTGCTCATTTGAGGACCTTAGAGTAAAAACATACAAGGTCCTTCACATACACACTCATTAGAAGCTCAAAAAAAAGGGGCCACACTGCTCGTCTTGCCAAGACCTTTGAACCGCAGCTGCAAGAAAAACATACCTGTCCCCCCAAAGTCACCAAGTTGTTTTTATGCACTGTGTCTCGTCTAGGCAAGCGCTTCCAAGAAGCCAGGGTTCACTTGAGAATGTGTCTCTCTCTGGCAGGTCTCGACATGACGACTATGTATAGGTGGAGGAACTTCGACTTTCAAAGGCATTGAAAAGCCATTGCTTTCCTGCCCCACTTGCTAAAGTGAGAGGTGGACTTTTTCTCAGATTTCATGTGCCAGTACTCACCAATTTGTACAAGGCTTAGTACATTTTAAAGCTGCTCTCTCCATTTCATGGttgaaaaaaatttcattgaACATTGCagtttgtaattattttcttcaacatttcaGCAAACTCACTGAAATTCAAAGACCCACAGATCACAGCAGACAGTATGCACAAAACTAACAGTACTGCACCATGGCAAATCATGCAAAGCATGGAGAGAAGAGAAATACCAGGGCAAAGTGAACTGTGAATGAAACTGCTTATTTCATGAGAGAACAGTTTATGGGGTAGTAGTTTAAAGGATGATCTTTGCCTTTTGAAGATTACTGGCACACAATGCTCTCAGCTTTCACCTCTCTATTTGACTGGAAGCAGCCAGCCGATCACTTCCACTAGTCCTCCATCCCCCTCGAGTCCTCCGATTGTCATGCCTAGGCCTTGCCACAAAGACTGCACCTTTATGTGAAGAAAACTTAGAAAAATGCAGAGGTTAAAGAAAGCAATAGACTTTCTTTAAATAGCTTTGGGCAACTGGCATTACGAGTTGTACTAACCTAGACCTCTGGATGCAACATCTGTAGCAATCAGGATTGGTGCTTTTCCGTGTTTGAATTCTGTAACACAAGCAACTTGCTGTTAGTTTGTTCATTAAGTAACAGAACATATGCTTGTAGAAATTGCCAAAATACTCACCATTTAGAACCCAGTCCCTCTCCTGCTGACTTTTATCACCATGAATACCCATTGCTGGCCacctgaaaaatacagaagatgacCTCAGACCATTCCCTGAGTAGGTTCATTAGCCAAAGACAGGGCTACTGGCAAATTCCAAATAGCTTCTAGAGTTAATTTTAGCATTTTACCTGACACCTGGTATCAGTgtatttgaaaggtttttttaagtggCCACTCATGAAGAATCAAGAGCATGCTCAGACTACTGGGGCAGCTCACTGAAGTTTCAGCTATTACTCACCCATCTCTCCTCATTTTCCTGGTAAGATCATCACACCGTCTTTTGGTTTCCACAAAGacaattgttttattttccttctcactCATTATTTCTTCCATCAAACGAATAAGCCTATTATGAAGAGACAATGGTTAGAGCTGGGATTGATTTGTACTGCTGAAGTTTAAACAGCCTGATTTTTTATACTTTTAGTCATCTCAGACTGGTGTCAAAAACCCATCAAGCATGTTAAGTGCTTTGCCCCCACTGACTACTTACTTGTCATCTTTCTCTACATCATGACACACATCCACAATCTGAAGAATGTTGTGATTTGCGCTTAGTTCTAATGCACCAATGTTGATGTGTACGTATTCTTTCAGGAAGTCTTCAGCCAGCTGCCTTACTTCCTTTGGCCATGTGGCACTCCACATCAGAGTCTGCCTGtcaggctggagaaggagactAGGGTCAGTACAAGATCAATCTACAGTCAAATCAAAtacccaaccaaaaaaaattctACCCAGGCAAGCCTGAGAAAGCCAATTGCACTGCCCTTGCTTTAATGACCACAGTGGCATTTTGTTTCTGCAAGTGATAAATGCATGAACCATTCATACTCACTCTTATCTGATCCACAATTTTTCTGATCTGAGGTTCAAATCCCATGTCAAGCATCCTGTCAGCTTCATCAAGGACAAGGTAAGTACACCTCCTGAGATTGGTCTTTCCAGCTTCTAAGAAGTCTATAAGTCTTCCAGGTGTAGCAATGCAGATTTCCACACCTAAAAATCAAGGACTAAAGTCAGCTGAAATAGTTTTCACATTGCCTCAGAGATGCATCAAATCAAGGCTTATCCGTACCTCTTTCTAAGTCACGGATTTGTGGTCCCTTTGGAGCACCTCCATAAATACATGTAGACTTCAAACGGCACGCTCTGCTATATTCAGCAGCTACCTGCTGCACTTGTTGAGCCAGTTCACGAGTTGGTGCCAGCACAAGACACTAGAAATAAGATGCCCACCTTTCAATACCAGTTGCATACCTATTCGAAGCTTCTAGTCTGACACCCATTTTAAACGGAAAGGTTGTCATATATTCCTTCAGTGCCAGATGACTAAAGTAGATTTAAGTAGCCCAAACTAGCAAACTAAATTACCTAACATCTCAATTACCAAACACTGATCTATGCTGTGTGGTAAGATACCTGAAAGTCACTAGCTTCCAGGGGACTGCAACTTCCAAAACAGGACATCTAGCCCTGTTCTGTACAATTTTAAGGACAATCCAATCAGAGCGTATAGAATGTTCCTGGGATCCTAACAAAACATGGAACCACTTTAATCATACATAGAAACACAATACAGCTAACGCACCCTTATGATTGTGGAAAACtggactgtaaaaaaaaatatcccattCTCTAGAAATTAAGATCCCCTTTCATTTAGGAATACTTACAATAGGTCCATCTCCTCGCTCCAGGAATGGCTGATGATTTATATGCACAATAGCAGGCAACAAGTACTGTtcggaagaaaaaaaagtctcattagTCTCTTCCCAGAAGTGTTCAGCCTGCACTAAGCCAGGCCATACTTTCACTGCTGAAATCCAGCAGTATTCCAGGCTACAACCAACACTTACAGACAGTGTTTTCCCTGATCCAGTCTGTGCCACTCCAACCATATCCAATCCACTCAATGCAACAGGCCAACCTTGTGCCTGAATAGCAGTTGGTTCAGTGAAGTTCTGCCTCTGAATTACTTCCATAACATTTGCTTGAAGAGAAAAGTGAAACTTATTAGGACTTTCTTTTAATCAAGTCTAGAAGAATAACCAGTATGCTAGTCTTCACTTACCAGGAAAGTTAGCTTCATAGAAGTTTATAATTGGTTTTGGACAGTTATGGCCCCTAACTGTGACTTCTTTGCTTGATCTGTACTGTTCAACTTCTtgctgcaagacaaaaaaaacccacattttttgaAATAAGCTTTGATATCAAAGTTCTCTTTTAAGTTACCCCATCCATGCTTGTTGGGCCCCAtgaccctcagcatgtttgcacTTTTTGTTTACTTTTGCATGAGTTAGACAGGGTACATACCACAGTACGTCTAACTACATCAGGATGTTCTTGATAGAAGTTCTTCTCAAATTTGGGCAGCTCATCtaaattccatttcttttttgtaaGTTTCTCCCCAGGGTTTCCAAATTTCTTCCCAGAGAGGGGTCCACCTCTACTTCCTCCAAAACGTGGGGCTCCAAACCTAGAGAAGAAGATCATACCTTAATCTAAGAAAGACATTTTGGTGCTGCTCTTATACAACTTAACTGCTATATTTGTGGTCCATCCTGTAACTTTACAATTCAGATTTATAAACCCCACCTGCAGGATACCAAAACTTAAAAAACCATACTGAAGTTGCAGATGCCACAATCTGCCTAGTTACAATTCATATTCAGAGGCTGAGGTAACACATATCTCTGCGgtttccttaaaatgaaattgaaaggCCTATTAGCAAGTTACCACATAGGCGAAGGACATTAAAACCTTTGTACTACCTCATGATCAAAATGGTTTCCCACCCAAGTGACACTCCCACTGTGTGTCAGCCTGCAAAAAGTGAGCCGAGGCAGTTACAAAACCTTGGGGCAACTTTCCCATAAACCGTTTTCTTGTATCCCAAAAGAGAGACTTCTCTCAATAACGATGTTTTACGAGGCCATGCATTTTTACGTTAGTATTTTAGGTTCGCTCACTCCGTTCAGAAAAGGCTCATCTCGAAAGCCTGGCCCGGCAGCCCCGAGGCGCAGCTCGAAGCCACGCTAAGCCCTGCACTGAGGACCGCTAAACTGGATCCGAGCGTGGGGCTCTCTCCCCCGCCCCGATTGCTCCCCAATTTTGGCCGGGCAGGCGCTGGGAGCGATCCTTCCCAGCACAACACAGCGCTCCCAGAGGGGACCTGGCTGAGTGGCCGCTGCTTCCTGCCAGCGCTGTTTCCTTTGTCTCTCATTTCTGTCTACGCCACATTTTCCAGCCGCTGCCATTTTAGAGTCTGAGctgggcggggggaggaggaggaggaacaaaggcagcagcagcagccggcaTTTTGATTTCCCCTCAGTCACCGCATGGCGGGGCCGGCCATTAACATCCGCTTACACAACACAAAGCGGGAGCCGGCCGGCTTCTGCCAGCAGCAGCTAGAGCCACCGTCCCTTgtgagggggaagggaggaaaagggaaccGCCCTACCGAGAGCTCCCCAAGGCTTCGGCACCGACGAAACGCCCGGCCAACCCACTGACCCACAAACCTCCAGCCAGCCCGCGCTCCCCGGCCCACCCCCAGTGAcggggggagaagggagaatcGAGCTCTGCGTGGGCCATCCGCACCCGGGGGTACGTCCCCGGAGAGCAGGGGGGCGAATCCATTTtccccgcaaaaaaaaaaaaaaaaacacccacccacccGCGTCCCTCATAAGTCGTCACACACAAGCGGGGGCAGCGCTGAGGCGGACGGACCGAGCCCCTTCGCGGATCACACCGCCACCCACGCACAGCTGCCGCCCTTAAGGGCTCCTTAAACCATTTCCCCTTCCCCGGCCTCCCCGCGCGAAGCTCCGGAGACCTCGAGACGGCAAGTGCTGCGGAGAAGGGCTCCAGGGCCCAACCCCCACGACTCGCCGCCATTTTAAACGGctaaaaaaacaaccaccagcACCCCGCCGTCAGTCTAAGAGTCCGGACGCTGGCGGCGGCTAGCGCCGGCCGGGCCCCCGGACTCACCCTCTATCCCTGTCGCTGGAATACCCGGGCATGGTGATGGTGGCGGTGGGCGAGACGATCCCGGTCACTTAAAGTGGGTGTCGAAGGATAGGACAGGATACGACGCCGTCGGTGGGGGCCACTGAATGTAGAGCGCCCCTCCGCCCGGATGCCGGTTATATAAGGGGGCCGCGGGGGCTGCTGGGAACCGGCTGGTGACGCCAGCGCAGAGCCCGCCCCTCTGTTATGTAACGACCCAGCAGCCCCATCCCCGCCCCCTCCCGTGGGGGCGTGGCCACGGCCCGGCCGACTGACCGGCTTCTGCGCTGGCGGCCGGAAGTTCCCCCCCTCCTTGGGGCGTGGCCTCCGCTGACGTCACGGCCCGCAGCGCCCCACCCGGagcgccgctcccccccccgtGAGGAGGGCGCGAGCGGCCGCGCCTGCGCAGAgccgccggcagccgcggccTGGGGGCGCTGCCTCGGCCCTTGGCTGAGGCCTCTGCGCGCCGCCGATGGGTCTTGGCCTGACGGCAGCGGGGatttcccccctcccagcccttggTCACTGCAGCTTGATGCCTTTCGGCCTCCTGGCTGGCCCAGAGAGCCGTTTGGCTCCCAGCTGTGGCGCAGGAGGCGCGGTGAGGCGGCGTGCTTCAGTCCTGGCTGGGGCCGGAGGGCAGCTGGTGGAGCAGAGGGACCCCAGCTGCCCGCAGTGGCGTTCCCTGAGCTCAAAGCCTCACAGATACAGTCACATAAACTGTTTGTGGAAAGCCTCCTGCAAGTGATCTAACAGGTGAAACCCAGGCTTAAGCGGAGTTGCCACGTTTTAACTAGTAACTGATACCTGAAGGAAGGGTAGGTGCAGCCACGCACCTCCCGCGATCTTCGAGAGACTCGAGTCAGGTACACAGATCCTCACAACAGGTTGGACACAATCGTAATAGCAGATAGATTATTAAATGCTACTTTGAGCAGTGCTTTTAGACTGCTACCCATTGCcctttataaatattaaatacatgtgATTGGAAACAGTTACTATTTTTATCTTTCCAAATTCCACACCAGGGCTAGTAAAGCAATTCAAAGGTCACAAGAAGTGCACCAGTGCACTAAAGGACGGGGCTGTTTAGAAAGTGCATGTATCATGAACATCAAATAGCTGAAGCGGATACTGTGTTGCTTATCTGCCCTGCTTTGCTAGCCTGAGGAATAACTTGAATGTCTTGCTACCCGAGGCTTAAAGCACacaaaagaaaaggtgaagctTGAAGCATAAATGCAATCAACCATATTGCCAGACCACCTGTTTCAAGCAGTGgtgaatgcaaatgaaaacaacataAGGAAGAAGTGCTGTAATAACACTCTCTGTTTATATCCTCCCACCTTCTAGCAATCCATGCTTTAAGGCTTTTCTGAgacaaaaataactgtattttatggccatttcttcacatttttgttCTATTTATACTCTTAGCTCTTAAGACACCATAACAATGTCTTTCACAGTTTAATCATACACTAcctgaaaaacatttcctttcattttcaacaCATTGCCTGGTAAGAACAAGGGGCACGAATGAGTTATTAGAAATGGTGAGTaataaatttctatttatttataccCTTTGTGGACATTAATATCTTCTAAGTCACCTCCTTTGTAAACCAAAGCTACAGTCTATCTAATCCTCTCCTTTAAAAGCAAATCCACACTTCTGATTATCCTtgccattttctctttattaacaAGGATTCAGGATTTGAGCCCCATACAGATTTACATAATGAAGGCACAAAGACGCTTTTGATTTGTTATGTATTGTTTCctaatctttttccttttttttgattGTTGCTAAGAATGGAGCAAGGTTTTTCAAAGAATACTACTAGATGTTTCCATGATCTCTTCCTCAAACTAACACCTAAATTAGGCTTTTATTTGTTTATGAATAGCCACAGCTGTTCCCGCTCAGCAATTTGGAATACCACCTGCATCACtcacttttttattgttttgttctttcagtaGCACTTTAATTTGACTAGGTTTCTTAATCCTGCAAATTGCCTGCAAATATCCCCTGCAAATTTCTGATAGGGGAtcctccccatttttttcagtAGGAGTTACTGATTTAATATagtgtattaaatatttttctccccaaatacCCCTTTTAACACTCTATAGCTACTGACCATATAGGCTTCCTGCTTCTGATGAGTCTGAAAAAGGTTTTTTCAAAGGCTGTGAAAATGTCCGATCTTTTCTTATTCTTGCCCATTATATTTAGcttaacagtttatttttatttttttgtttgtatataaCTTACTGGTTCCTGTTACTGTGCTGTTTAACCTTGCtaacattttaaagaattgaAAAGACTAAACAAAAACCTCTGTCTCGCTTGCACGCATTTAGTCTGCAAGTAACTCCTTTTGATTTCCTCTTTGAGATCAACTTCCTCATTTTTGTGTTCCACCCCTTTAAGGTAAACAGAattgattttcttgttttcttactTTGAGCAAAGCAAATCCACACACCTTTAGAGCTGCATATCTATCGAACCGAAATCCATGTTCTAGTATTAATTTTGATAGTACTGA includes:
- the DDX5 gene encoding putative ATP-dependent RNA helicase DDX5 isoform X1, translating into MPGYSSDRDRGFGAPRFGGSRGGPLSGKKFGNPGEKLTKKKWNLDELPKFEKNFYQEHPDVVRRTVQEVEQYRSSKEVTVRGHNCPKPIINFYEANFPANVMEVIQRQNFTEPTAIQAQGWPVALSGLDMVGVAQTGSGKTLSYLLPAIVHINHQPFLERGDGPICLVLAPTRELAQQVQQVAAEYSRACRLKSTCIYGGAPKGPQIRDLERGVEICIATPGRLIDFLEAGKTNLRRCTYLVLDEADRMLDMGFEPQIRKIVDQIRPDRQTLMWSATWPKEVRQLAEDFLKEYVHINIGALELSANHNILQIVDVCHDVEKDDKLIRLMEEIMSEKENKTIVFVETKRRCDDLTRKMRRDGWPAMGIHGDKSQQERDWVLNEFKHGKAPILIATDVASRGLDVEDVKFVINYDYPNSSEDYIHRIGRTARSTKTGTAYTFFTPNNIKQVNDLISVLREANQAINPKLLQLIEDRGSGRSRGDRRDRYSAGKRGGFSSFRERENFERNYGALGKRDFGAKTQNGAYSAQSFSNGTPFGNGFAAAGMQAGFRAGNPAGAYQNGYDQQYGSNIANMHNGMNQQQYAYPATGAAPMIGYPMPTSYSQ
- the DDX5 gene encoding putative ATP-dependent RNA helicase DDX5 isoform X2; this encodes MPGFGAPRFGGSRGGPLSGKKFGNPGEKLTKKKWNLDELPKFEKNFYQEHPDVVRRTVQEVEQYRSSKEVTVRGHNCPKPIINFYEANFPANVMEVIQRQNFTEPTAIQAQGWPVALSGLDMVGVAQTGSGKTLSYLLPAIVHINHQPFLERGDGPICLVLAPTRELAQQVQQVAAEYSRACRLKSTCIYGGAPKGPQIRDLERGVEICIATPGRLIDFLEAGKTNLRRCTYLVLDEADRMLDMGFEPQIRKIVDQIRPDRQTLMWSATWPKEVRQLAEDFLKEYVHINIGALELSANHNILQIVDVCHDVEKDDKLIRLMEEIMSEKENKTIVFVETKRRCDDLTRKMRRDGWPAMGIHGDKSQQERDWVLNEFKHGKAPILIATDVASRGLDVEDVKFVINYDYPNSSEDYIHRIGRTARSTKTGTAYTFFTPNNIKQVNDLISVLREANQAINPKLLQLIEDRGSGRSRGDRRDRYSAGKRGGFSSFRERENFERNYGALGKRDFGAKTQNGAYSAQSFSNGTPFGNGFAAAGMQAGFRAGNPAGAYQNGYDQQYGSNIANMHNGMNQQQYAYPATGAAPMIGYPMPTSYSQ